The following are encoded in a window of Flavobacterium cupriresistens genomic DNA:
- a CDS encoding DMT family transporter has product MKQNLDYKLIFALATVGVVWGTTFLGIRVAVETIPPWFVTSIRQGLAGLMIMTVLLFKKELKWIGWENLKHQLVPSVLMIVIANGFTTVAEQTLPSGLASVISAMSPILIFIGSILFGLQKASLKGFVGVIIGFSGVVFIFKEGLGSFLDADYKIGVLFMGLAILAWAAGTIYTKTHAYKSGNIALNLFYQFTMASCIQLVLAFIFSPNPDISLWSSRSIFASLYLSVFGSVIAFLCYNYALKRVTAVQVSILSYINTIIAVFLGWLILDEKITVDFIIATVLIILGVFIINYKKKENHIK; this is encoded by the coding sequence ACGGTTGGAGTTGTTTGGGGCACCACATTTTTAGGAATTAGGGTTGCTGTAGAAACAATCCCGCCCTGGTTTGTAACCTCTATTCGTCAAGGATTGGCGGGACTGATGATTATGACCGTTTTATTGTTTAAAAAAGAACTGAAATGGATTGGCTGGGAAAATTTAAAACACCAGTTGGTTCCATCTGTATTAATGATTGTAATTGCAAACGGATTTACAACCGTTGCCGAACAGACTTTACCCAGCGGACTGGCGTCTGTGATTAGTGCCATGTCGCCAATACTTATTTTTATAGGTAGTATTTTGTTTGGATTGCAAAAAGCCAGTTTAAAAGGCTTCGTTGGGGTTATAATCGGATTTTCGGGAGTTGTTTTTATATTCAAAGAAGGACTCGGGTCGTTTTTAGATGCAGATTATAAAATCGGAGTGCTGTTTATGGGGCTGGCAATTTTAGCTTGGGCAGCCGGAACGATTTATACCAAAACGCACGCTTATAAATCGGGTAATATTGCACTCAATTTGTTTTATCAGTTTACGATGGCTTCTTGTATACAATTGGTTTTAGCTTTTATTTTTTCACCAAATCCAGATATAAGCTTGTGGAGTTCAAGAAGTATTTTTGCTTCTTTATATCTGTCTGTTTTTGGGTCTGTAATTGCTTTTCTCTGTTATAATTATGCTTTAAAACGTGTTACAGCCGTGCAAGTTTCTATTTTGTCTTACATCAACACAATTATAGCTGTTTTTCTGGGTTGGTTGATTTTAGATGAAAAAATCACCGTTGATTTTATCATCGCTACGGTGCTTATTATTTTAGGGGTTTTTATTATTAATTATAAGAAGAAAGAAAATCACATAAAATAA